One Coffea arabica cultivar ET-39 chromosome 5c, Coffea Arabica ET-39 HiFi, whole genome shotgun sequence DNA window includes the following coding sequences:
- the LOC113690053 gene encoding uncharacterized protein, giving the protein MTPQSDNLAKKNMTIRKIRVLYSDPAATDSSSDEEQSSHEKKPKRIIHEILIDQKKMAPSQPKFKWDKKNKEKRFVGVRRRKFGKYAAEIRDPIKKKRIWLGTFKTAEEASEAYLAKQREFKALEGFQWEPVDCKQSYLSGSSDEDQLQSSMPTPEALGSPMHTRSESSHDSSSSMSKENLKVQCLEFDGGCVMGMFVPVPKGPEDYPGSEFFLPILDNQGFLLGEFSKLDDLSICLG; this is encoded by the coding sequence ATGACGCCTCAGTCCGACAACCTAGCAAAGAAAAACATGACAATCAGAAAGATCAGAGTACTATATTCAGACCCAGCTGCCACAGATTCTTCCTCAGATGAAGAGCAAAGCAGCCATGAGAAGAAGCCAAAGCGTATAATTCACGAGATTCTGATTGACCAGAAAAAGATGGCTCCTTCGCAACCCAAGTTCAAGTGGGATAAGAAAAACAAGGAGAAAAGGTTTGTTGGGGTTagaagaaggaaatttgggAAGTATGCTGCTGAGATTAGAGACccaatcaaaaagaaaagaatctgGTTGGGAACTTTTAAGACTGCAGAGGAAGCCTCCGAAGCTTATCTTGCTAAGCAGCGTGAATTTAAGGCCCTAGAAGGATTCCAATGGGAGCCAGTAGATTGTAAACAATCTTATCTGAGTGGATCATCGGATGAAGATCAATTGCAGTCTTCGATGCCTACGCCAGAGGCCTTGGGTTCACCTATGCATACCAGGAGTGAATCATCTCATGATTCCTCGTCCTCTATGAGCAAGGAGAATCTTAAGGTACAGTGTCTGGAATTTGACGGAGGTTGTGTGATGGGAATGTTTGTTCCAGTTCCCAAAGGCCCGGAGGACTATCCTGGATCAGAGTTCTTTTTGCCTATTCTTGACAACCAGGGTTTCTTGTTGGGGGAATTTAGCAAATTGGATGATCTCAGTATCTGCCTTGGTTGA